The following proteins come from a genomic window of Flavobacterium crocinum:
- a CDS encoding GNAT family N-acetyltransferase, which translates to MITIKEIPSKETYAVRQPVLRKGKPIESCIFDGDDLETTHHFGLFDDENLTGIISLFEKINPIFAERNQAQIRGMAVLENHQKKGFGEALVKHCETYCNENKVDLIWFNARTAAVGFYQKMNYQPQGDAFDIKDVGEHYLMFKKL; encoded by the coding sequence ATGATTACAATTAAAGAAATTCCATCAAAAGAAACTTATGCTGTTCGTCAACCCGTTTTAAGAAAAGGAAAGCCAATCGAAAGTTGCATCTTTGATGGAGATGATCTGGAAACGACGCATCATTTCGGATTATTTGATGATGAAAATTTAACAGGAATTATTTCGTTATTCGAAAAAATCAATCCTATATTTGCCGAGCGAAATCAAGCCCAGATTCGAGGAATGGCAGTTTTAGAAAACCATCAAAAAAAAGGATTTGGAGAAGCTTTGGTAAAACATTGTGAAACCTACTGCAATGAAAACAAAGTCGATTTGATTTGGTTTAACGCCAGAACAGCAGCTGTTGGCTTTTATCAAAAAATGAATTACCAGCCCCAAGGTGATGCTTTTGATATTAAAGACGTTGGCGAACATTATTTGATGTTTAAAAAACTATAA
- a CDS encoding carboxypeptidase-like regulatory domain-containing protein — MFQKITCFLVVIAGQACLAQTQDRSVFNGKITSSTSNVEGVYVINAQTEETVTSDASGSFSILAKADDVLVFSSIAFKEKRIMLKQEDFSNLNFTVSLNMVMYQLQEVVIKRYDNINAESLGVIPEGQRKYTAAERKLQTATALNATANAGTMAGGSISADPLLNFFSGRTAMLKKEVAVEKKEFFMRLLENMFSLEHFIDRLKIPAEYVKGFEYYAVDNEKFTAILNSKNKTSTEFLLGELAVKYKEIIASENK; from the coding sequence TTGTTTCAGAAAATCACTTGTTTTTTGGTTGTTATAGCGGGTCAGGCATGTTTAGCTCAAACTCAGGATCGTTCTGTTTTTAATGGTAAAATAACTTCAAGCACTTCAAATGTTGAAGGGGTTTATGTTATTAATGCACAAACAGAAGAAACTGTAACTTCGGATGCTTCCGGATCATTTTCAATTTTAGCTAAAGCAGATGATGTTCTGGTTTTTTCTTCAATAGCTTTTAAGGAAAAAAGGATTATGCTGAAACAAGAAGATTTTTCAAATCTTAATTTTACTGTTTCTCTCAATATGGTGATGTATCAGTTACAGGAAGTAGTGATTAAGAGGTATGACAATATTAATGCAGAAAGTTTAGGTGTAATTCCGGAAGGGCAAAGAAAATATACTGCCGCTGAAAGGAAATTGCAGACAGCAACAGCTCTAAATGCCACCGCAAATGCAGGAACTATGGCAGGGGGATCTATTTCTGCCGATCCTTTGCTGAATTTTTTCTCAGGAAGAACTGCTATGTTGAAAAAAGAAGTGGCTGTTGAGAAAAAAGAATTTTTTATGAGGCTTTTGGAAAATATGTTTAGTCTGGAGCATTTTATTGACAGATTAAAAATCCCTGCAGAATATGTGAAAGGATTTGAATATTATGCTGTGGATAATGAAAAATTTACTGCAATTTTGAATTCTAAAAATAAAACTTCAACCGAGTTCCTTTTGGGAGAACTGGCAGTGAAGTATAAAGAAATAATTGCGAGTGAGAATAAGTAA
- a CDS encoding L,D-transpeptidase family protein: protein MKKLYSLVVICIFVSCKKETPKPTPIIKKPVPAIILTDERKVEIDTAAIGTFKSETLKQFYIASENQTVWGNLAKRKYVLAQLENSDKLGLNPEDYKASQLKKFESKIGKLNDKDLATYDILLTYNFEKYLSHLYKGKLDPKKLYNNWDLDEKEFDVNNVLIKAFNKNKLDSIVDNIQPKTQTYKQLLKALEIINTFPDDNINTIESVEKIVLNDTNSALINIKKRLLYWNDMSGRKDSLTKIYDNKTFEAVKQFQERHGLASDGVIGIGTIKALNYSKEKRKEQIIANLERWRWYPSELAENYFIINIPDYSLNVVENQDTTLVRNVVVGTSKRRTPVITSFLKTVVFNPTWTVPPTILKEDVVPAMKRNRNYLAKKNITIYDTSGNVVDPVSWNENKPNNYRYVQSPGYSNSLGLMKILFPNHHSVYLHDTNHRNIFGRNNRSMSSGCVRVENPLELAQHILDVDGTWPQNRIDTIIASKKTMSFKITKKYALYQWYWTAWSKKNQLLFRADIYNLDSDLYAKLRN from the coding sequence ATGAAGAAACTTTACTCTTTAGTAGTAATATGCATTTTTGTGAGTTGTAAAAAAGAAACTCCTAAACCGACTCCGATTATCAAAAAACCGGTGCCGGCCATTATACTTACTGACGAAAGAAAAGTTGAAATAGATACTGCCGCAATAGGCACTTTTAAAAGCGAAACGCTTAAGCAATTTTATATTGCTTCTGAAAACCAAACCGTTTGGGGAAATCTTGCAAAGAGAAAATACGTTTTAGCTCAATTAGAAAATTCAGATAAATTAGGATTAAACCCTGAAGACTACAAAGCTTCTCAGTTAAAAAAATTCGAAAGTAAAATTGGTAAACTAAATGATAAAGATTTAGCAACTTACGATATTTTACTTACGTACAATTTCGAAAAATACCTAAGCCATTTATACAAAGGAAAACTAGATCCTAAAAAACTCTACAATAACTGGGATCTGGATGAAAAGGAATTTGACGTTAACAATGTTCTTATTAAAGCTTTCAATAAAAACAAATTAGACAGCATTGTAGACAACATTCAGCCTAAAACACAAACCTACAAACAACTATTAAAAGCACTGGAAATCATTAATACTTTTCCGGACGACAACATCAATACTATTGAATCTGTGGAGAAAATTGTTTTAAACGATACCAATTCCGCTCTAATCAATATCAAAAAAAGGCTTTTATACTGGAATGATATGTCTGGCAGAAAAGACAGTCTTACAAAGATTTATGACAATAAGACTTTTGAAGCCGTTAAACAATTCCAGGAAAGACACGGGCTTGCTTCTGACGGAGTAATTGGTATTGGCACAATTAAGGCTTTAAATTATTCAAAAGAAAAAAGAAAGGAACAAATTATTGCTAATTTAGAGCGCTGGAGATGGTATCCATCTGAACTGGCAGAGAATTATTTTATTATCAATATCCCTGACTACAGCCTAAATGTTGTTGAAAATCAAGACACTACTTTGGTTAGAAATGTTGTTGTAGGAACCAGTAAAAGAAGAACTCCTGTTATAACTTCTTTCTTGAAAACGGTGGTTTTTAATCCGACCTGGACTGTTCCACCTACAATTTTAAAAGAAGACGTTGTTCCGGCAATGAAACGAAACCGAAATTATTTAGCTAAGAAAAATATCACTATTTATGACACATCAGGAAATGTTGTAGATCCAGTTTCATGGAATGAAAATAAGCCAAACAATTATCGTTATGTACAAAGTCCCGGATATTCCAACTCATTAGGCTTAATGAAAATCTTGTTTCCAAACCATCATAGCGTTTACCTGCACGATACCAATCACCGCAACATTTTCGGCCGAAATAATCGTTCGATGAGTTCCGGATGTGTACGTGTTGAAAATCCGTTAGAATTGGCGCAGCATATTTTGGACGTTGACGGAACCTGGCCTCAGAACAGAATTGATACCATTATAGCTTCTAAGAAAACCATGAGTTTCAAAATCACGAAAAAGTATGCCTTGTATCAATGGTACTGGACAGCTTGGAGCAAAAAAAATCAGCTCTTGTTCAGAGCTGATATT
- a CDS encoding carboxypeptidase-like regulatory domain-containing protein, which yields MKVLPGRVMEQSTPIEGVNIINNATQVATVSDSDGNFSIAVREGEVLVFSAVNLNPVKYRVTANDLLSSLLLIKMTAKEVELKEVVVNENANITAENLGIIPYGQKKYTPAERKVYTATSTSVDKLLNAISGRTTMLKKEVKVEKKEALFRKLEYLFDENYYTDRLRIPVDDIKGFQLFCVEDADFAVSLNTKNKTMSMFLITDLARKYLTILENEK from the coding sequence ATGAAAGTATTGCCAGGAAGAGTAATGGAGCAATCAACTCCGATAGAAGGAGTGAATATTATTAATAATGCAACTCAGGTTGCAACAGTTTCAGATTCCGATGGCAATTTTTCGATTGCGGTGCGTGAAGGGGAGGTTTTGGTGTTTTCTGCTGTAAATTTAAACCCTGTTAAGTATAGGGTGACTGCTAATGATTTGCTTTCTAGTCTGTTATTGATAAAAATGACAGCTAAAGAAGTTGAATTGAAAGAGGTGGTAGTAAACGAAAATGCTAATATAACGGCAGAAAATCTGGGGATTATTCCATACGGACAAAAAAAATATACCCCTGCAGAACGCAAAGTTTACACGGCTACTTCGACATCTGTAGATAAACTTCTGAATGCAATTTCGGGACGCACAACAATGTTGAAAAAAGAGGTGAAAGTAGAGAAAAAAGAAGCGCTTTTTAGAAAGTTGGAATATCTTTTTGATGAGAATTATTACACAGACAGATTGCGAATTCCGGTTGATGATATCAAAGGATTTCAATTATTTTGTGTGGAAGATGCCGATTTTGCTGTATCTTTGAATACTAAAAACAAAACAATGAGTATGTTTTTAATCACAGATCTAGCAAGAAAATATCTAACAATTCTCGAAAATGAAAAATAA
- the pepE gene encoding dipeptidase PepE: MKSIIIASTSTLHGGKYLEYILPTLESHFKNCKTILFIPYARPSGISHDEYTQKAKEAFSSINIEVKGIHEFENPQEAIKNAEGIFTGGGNTFLLVTQLYKNNVMQLLSETVKNGTPYLGSSAGSNICGLSMQTTNDMPIIYPPSFQTLGLIPFNLNPHYLDADLQSKHMGETRETRIKEFHAFNSIPVLGLREGSWLEVKGEKITLKGNLKARLFKQNQTPEELEPESDLSNLN; this comes from the coding sequence ATGAAAAGCATTATTATTGCAAGCACCTCTACTTTACACGGAGGAAAATATTTAGAATATATTTTACCAACTTTAGAATCACATTTTAAGAATTGCAAAACCATACTATTTATTCCTTACGCACGTCCCAGCGGCATATCACATGATGAATACACGCAAAAAGCAAAAGAAGCTTTTTCGTCAATTAACATAGAAGTTAAAGGAATCCATGAATTTGAAAATCCGCAGGAGGCTATAAAAAATGCAGAAGGGATTTTTACAGGAGGCGGCAACACATTTTTATTAGTTACACAACTTTACAAAAACAACGTCATGCAATTACTTTCTGAAACAGTAAAAAACGGAACTCCATATTTAGGATCTAGCGCTGGAAGTAATATTTGCGGCCTGTCAATGCAGACAACAAACGACATGCCTATAATTTACCCTCCAAGTTTCCAGACATTAGGATTAATTCCGTTTAATTTAAATCCGCATTATCTGGATGCCGATTTACAATCCAAGCACATGGGAGAAACCCGTGAAACCAGAATTAAAGAATTTCACGCATTCAACTCTATTCCAGTTTTAGGCTTAAGAGAAGGAAGCTGGCTGGAAGTAAAAGGAGAAAAAATCACTTTGAAAGGAAATCTGAAAGCAAGGCTTTTTAAACAAAACCAAACTCCCGAAGAACTAGAACCAGAAAGCGACTTAAGCAATCTGAATTAA